From the genome of Triticum aestivum cultivar Chinese Spring chromosome 3B, IWGSC CS RefSeq v2.1, whole genome shotgun sequence, one region includes:
- the LOC123069956 gene encoding uncharacterized protein, whose protein sequence is MPPPRNGRRRRPRSWIQGHPDEARGLICPLPSFSVLFLQGAPPQPPCSPVGACVQRAVCGAGSALPHAVRAVSTCSPVGACVQRAECRRRISTGTCSLCRAREPGPSGAVRCLRNMQLASSLHAVPAARESSTRPRPYPSGAARCCCPCSLLLYSTTMATEAWSPLD, encoded by the exons ATGCCTCCACCACGAAACGGCCGCCGGCGACGCCCAAGATCTTGGATCCAGGGCCACCCCGACGAGGCGCGCGGCCTCATCTGCCCACTACCATCCTTCTCCGTTCTTTTTCTGCAGGGAGCACCACCTCAGCCCCCGTGCAGTCCGGTGGGCGCGTGCGTGCAACGCGCTGTGTGCGGCGCCGGATCAGCACTGCCCCATGCAGTGCGGGCGGTGAGCACGTGCAGTCCGGTGGGCGCGTGCGTGCAGCGCGCTGAGTGCAGGCGCCGGATCAGCACCGGTACATGCTCTCTCTGCCGCGCGAGAGAGCCTGGTCCTAGTGGTGCAGTCCGGTGTCTGCGGAACATGCAGCTCGCTAGCTCATTGCACGCTGTTCCGGCGGCGCGGGAAAGCAGTACAAGGCCACGCCCGTATCCGAGTGGTGCAGCTCGGTGCTGTTGTCCGTGCAGTTTGCTGTTGTATTCGACAACAATGGCAACAGAAGCTTGGTCCCCG CTAGACTAG